In Lotus japonicus ecotype B-129 chromosome 5, LjGifu_v1.2, one genomic interval encodes:
- the LOC130718423 gene encoding probable glycosyltransferase At5g03795, with protein sequence MATGKWNCSTSNASSSLKLLVSMVPLILIVGLVFVLGSGFCNWDFTGKSSPLFWSSVSSSASSFDGKQRSEGVLDLRSEAVVEVGGSEKSKENKAIMINASSSPTIPVQENMQTLQQSNESLNVSIPWPKIAPGNETYVPLLTKKQQKFSILDRTEARLLRARAAIREARNRSEIQDPDYIPVGPMYRNAKAFHRSYIEMEKQFKVFVYEEGEPPVFHNGPCKSIYSMEGNFIHAMEMNDKFRTRDSEKAHVFFLPFSVVMMVRFVYIRDSHDFGPIRKTVTDYINVIGERYPYWNRSLGADHFMLACHDWGPEASFSTPYLHKNSIRVLCNANTSERFNPAKDVSFPEINLQTGSINGFLGGPSASKRSVLAFFAGGLHGHIRAVLLEHWENKDEDIQVRQYLPKGVSYYAMLRKSKFCLCPSGYEVASPRVVEAIYTGCVPVLISEHYVPPFNDVLNWKSFSVEISLKDIPNLKQILMSISPRQYIRMQRRVEKIRRHFEVHSPPKRFDVFHMILHSVWLRRLNFRVNDDQ encoded by the exons ATGGCTACTGGTAAATGGAATTGTTCAACTTCAAATGCATCTTCTTCCTTGAAGCTGTTGGTGTCCATGGTGCCTCTAATCTTGATTGTGGGGCTTGTTTTTGTTCTGGGTTCTGGGTTTTGCAACTGGGATTTTACTGGGAAAAGTAGTCCTCTGTTTTGGAgttctgtttcttcttctgcttcttcttttgatGGGAAACAGAGATCAGAAGGGGTTTTGGATTTGAGGTCTGAAGCGGTGGTGGAAGTGGGTGGTTCTGAGAAGAGCAAAGAGAACAAAGCTATTATGATTAATGCATCTTCTTCACCCACAATTCCTGTTCAGGAAAACATGCAAACACTTCAACAATCT AATGAAAGTCTCAATGTTTCCATACCTTGGCCTAAAATAGCTCCTGGCAATGAAACTTATGTACCTCTGCTGACAAAGAAGCAGCAAAAGTTCAGCATCTTGGATAGAACAGAAGCCAGGCTACTTCGAGCTCGAGCTGCCATTAGAGAAGCCAGAAACAGGAGTGAGATACAAGATCCAGATTATATTCCTGTAGGTCCAATGTATAGGAATGCTAAGGCATTTCACAG GAGCTACATAGAAATGGAGAAACAATTCAAGGTATTCGTCTACGAAGAAGGTGAGCCTCCAGTTTTTCACAATGGACCTTGCAAAAGCATATACTCCATGGAGGGGAACTTCATCCATGCTATGGAGATGAATGACAAATTTCGAACAAGAGATTCCGAAAAAGCACATGTATTTTTCCTTCCTTTCAGTGTAGTAATGATGGTCCGATTCGTGTACATAAGGGACTCCCATGATTTTGGCCCCATAAGAAAAACTGTCACTGACTATATCAATGTCATTGGTGAGAGATATCCCTATTGGAACCGAAGCCTTGGAGCTGATCATTTCATGCTTGCTTGTCATGATTGG GGCCCAGAGGCTTCATTCTCTACACCTTACCTACACAAGAACTCGATTCGGGTGCTTTGCAATGCCAACACCTCTGAAAGGTTCAACCCTGCAAAGGATGTTTCTTTCCCTGAAATCAATCTCCAAACTGGTTCAATAAATGGTTTCTTAGGTGGGCCATCTGCATCTAAACGTTCAGTTTTAGCATTCTTTGCTGGAGGGCTTCATGGTCACATAAGGGCTGTTCTTCTTGAGCATTGGGAAAACAAAGATGAAGATATCCAGGTCCGCCAGTACCTTCCGAAGGGTGTTTCTTACTACGCGATGCTGAGGAAGAGCAAGTTCTGCCTCTGCCCCAGCGGGTACGAGGTGGCGAGCCCGAGGGTGGTGGAGGCAATATACACCGGGTGCGTCCCGGTGCTCATTTCGGAGCACTATGTCCCTCCGTTCAACGATGTTTTGAACTGGAAGTCTTTCTCAGTTGAGATCTCTTTGAAGGACATTCCCAATTTGAAGCAAATTCTGATGAGTATTTCCCCAAGGCAGTATATAAGAATGCAGAGAAGAGTAGAGAAAATTAGGAGGCACTTTGAGGTCCATTCTCCCCCTAAGAGGTTTGATGTGTTCCATATGATCCTTCATTCTGTGTGGCTTAGGAGACTCAACTTCAGAGTCAATGATGATCAGTAA
- the LOC130720386 gene encoding LOW QUALITY PROTEIN: late embryogenesis abundant protein At3g53040-like (The sequence of the model RefSeq protein was modified relative to this genomic sequence to represent the inferred CDS: inserted 1 base in 1 codon) produces the protein MASRQQFEEKRAEEAAKVAAKDLEEVNRARENDSGDQQKRGVIGSVLQAVQNTYENAKGAVVGKKDNHPADIDANANRGEVVEVIGGTEEDVKGEVRDISATKSYDTSSATTNKAGSKVGGESTDFAAQKAKETKDATVEKTGEYAGYAGEKAKEAKDYTAEKAKEGKDSAADAAKRAVGYLGDKTEETKQKTAETAEAAKNKTVENTQAAKDSATDACERAIGYMGDKKEETKQKTSEAAEAAKNKTAETTEAAKHRTSEAMDTTKENLSGASEEARRKMEELKLQDKSGDRSGKVAIKVEETRPGRVXETLKASDQMFGQTFNDVGRLDDDDVEVKTAGLLDRK, from the exons ATGGCGTCAAGGCAACAATTCGAGGAGAAACGAGCTGAAGAAGCTGCCAAGGTTGCAGCCAAAGATCTTGAAGAAGTGAACAGAGCAAGAGAGAATGATTCTGGTGACCAACAGAAGCGTGGTGTGATTGGATCAGTGCTGCAAGCTGTTCAAAACACCTATGAGAATGCAAAGGGAGCTGTGGTTGGCAAGAAGGACAACCACCCTGCAGATATTGATGCTAATGCTAACAGGGGAGAAGTGGTTGAGGTTATTGGTGGCACTGAAGAGGATGTAAAAGGCGAAGTGAGAGACATATCAGCAACCAAATCCTATGATACTTCCTCTGCCACTACTAACAAAGCAGGTTCCAAGGTTGGGGGGGAGTCCACGGATTTCGCCGCGCAGAAGGCGAAGGAAACGAAGGATGCGACGGTGGAGAAAACCGGTGAGTATGCTGGGTATGCAGGGGAGAAAGCTAAAGAAGCGAAAGACTACACGGCGGAGAAGGCAAAAGAAGGAAAGGACTCTGCTGCTGATGCTGCCAAAAGGGCTGTGGGTTACTTGGGTGACAAGACAGAGGAAACCAAGCAGAAAACTGCAGAAACTGCTGAGGCTGCAAAGAACAAGACTGTGGAGAACACACAAGCTGCAAAGGACTCTGCTACTGATGCTTGTGAAAGGGCTATTGGTTACATGGGTGACAAGAAAGAGGAAACAAAGCAGAAAACCTCAGAAGCTGCTGAGGCTGCAAAGAACAAGACTGCAGAGACAACAGAGGCTGCAAAGCACAGAACTTCAGAGGCAATGGACACAACCAAG GAAAATTTGAGTGGAGCTAGTGAAGAAGCAAGGAGGAAGATGGAAGAGCTTAAGCTGCAAGATAAATCTGGGGATCGTAGTGGTAAGGTGGCGATCAAAGTGGAAGAGACTCGACCAGGAAGGG GAGAAACGCTGAAAGCATCAGATCAGATGTTTGGGCAGACATTCAATGATGTGGGACgattggatgatgatgatgtagaAGTTAAAACAGCAGGGCTCCTTGATAGAAAGTAA